From the Cyanobium sp. M30B3 genome, the window GCTCGCGGGCCAGCTGCTCGAGGAAGGGCGCCAGCAGCCAGATGGGCCCGAAGCTGATCCAGATCGCCCCCGCGCCGGGCTCGCCGGCCGGCCGGAAGGCGGCGGGGTTGGTGAAATCGGCGGGATGGGCCGCGGAACGGCGGGAGTAGGCCTGCAGGGGCCAGGCGGGCTCGGCGCTGGCAGCGAGCTGGCGCAAGGCCTCGCCGCTGGGGGTGGCGGCACCGAACAGGTGGAGGTGGATCACAGGTGCCGGGTCAGCGGGCATGGAGCAGGCTGGCCAGCCGCCGCCCGTAGCGCAGCAGGAACGGCACCCACCAGCGCCAGGCGAAGGCGCGGCGGTAGGCGCGGCGCACCTCCTGGAGGCGGCGCCGGGTGTGCTGGCCGCTCACGCCGCCGGCGGCCATGTGCACCAGCTCCAGATCCGTGCACTGCACCCGCAGGCCGGGATGGCGGCTGAGCTGGAGGAAGTAGTCGAGGTCGGCGGAGAGGCGGAAGCCGGGGGTGTAGCGGGCCAGGCGCTGGCGGGCGCCGGGGCCGAACAGGGTGGCCTGGTGGGGCGGGGTGGAGCCGAGCAGCAGGGCACGCCGGTAGGCGGCGGAGCTGAGCAGGCCGGCGGGCTGAAACGTGCTCGGACGCGCCAGAGAAGCGCTGCGGGCGTCCACATAGCGGCCGCGGCACACCAGCAGATCGGGCAGCGGGCCGCGGGCTGCAGCTTCCTCCAGAGCGGATACCGCCTCGGCCAGCACGGTGGGTGCGGCGGCCCAGTCGTCGGAACCCCAGAACAGCAGCCAGTCGCCAGGGCTGGCGGCGGCGGCGGCCGCGGCGAAACCCTGGTTCATCGCCCCGAAGATGCCCGGCTGGGCCGGATCCTGCTCCTGCCAGCGGCAGCGGGGTTCGGCGGCGCAGCAGTGCTCCAGCCAGGCGCGGTGCTCCGGGCCCGAGGCCCCATCGATGAACAGCAGCCGCCAGTGGGGCCAGCTCTGCTGCTGCAGGGAGCTGAGCAGCCGGGGCAGCAGGGCGTGGGAGTTGAGCGTCGGGACGACGATCAGCAGGGAGTGGCTCAACGCTTCAGCCATACCAGAGCCATACCAGCAAC encodes:
- a CDS encoding glycosyltransferase, whose product is MAEALSHSLLIVVPTLNSHALLPRLLSSLQQQSWPHWRLLFIDGASGPEHRAWLEHCCAAEPRCRWQEQDPAQPGIFGAMNQGFAAAAAAASPGDWLLFWGSDDWAAAPTVLAEAVSALEEAAARGPLPDLLVCRGRYVDARSASLARPSTFQPAGLLSSAAYRRALLLGSTPPHQATLFGPGARQRLARYTPGFRLSADLDYFLQLSRHPGLRVQCTDLELVHMAAGGVSGQHTRRRLQEVRRAYRRAFAWRWWVPFLLRYGRRLASLLHAR